Genomic window (Myxococcus xanthus):
TGGCGCGCTCTACACGGGCACGAAGCCGGAAACGGCGGATACGGCCAAGAGCAGCCTGCACACCACCGCGCCGGCCCCCGACCCGACCGCGTGAGGGGGTTCAGCCGATGCGCTTCATCTCCTGTTCTGCCGGGGAGAGGTTCGGAGAGGGCCGGAGACGGACGGGGCCCGCTGGCGTCCAGTTGCGTGTGCCACCTCTCCAGCGCTCGGGGTGACGGACTCGGGCACGCAGATACACTTGGTCGCGCCGGGCGAGGAGCGTTGCCTCGCGGCCGGAATGTCTGTCGTCCGGCGTGACGAAGCGGATGGCGGAGTGCCGGTGCTCGCTGTTGTACCAAGCCATGAAGCGCATCACCCATGCACGCGCGTCCTCGACGGACGCGAAGGGGCGCTGCGGGAAGGTGGGGCGGTATTTCAGCGTGCGGAGGAGGGCCTCGGAGAACGCATTGTCGTCCGAAACGCGGGGCCGGCTGAAGGATGGGGTGACGCCCAGCCACTGCAAGGTGGCCAAGAGCGTAGCGCCCTTCATCGGGTGTTGATGGTCACCAGGAAGCGCGGATTTCTGGTCATGGACGGCGAGAAGTTCGAGAGCTCCGCTGCCAGGGGCAGCGCTGGGTGCCGCCGAAAAGTTGAGGAGAGGAGCGCGAGCCGGTGGAGTCCGGGGCTGCGCGCGTCCTGAAAAGTCAGAAGGCCCACCAGCGACACCTGGAGGGCCTTCCTGGGGGCGCGCCCTGGTGTGCGAGAGGGGCGAGCCGGTGAGGAAGGGGTAGCGCACTCCGCGGCGCGGCGCCAGAAGTCGGCGCGCACGGGAAGGTGTGCGTGGAGTCATTGCGTCTGGTGGTGTGCGGGCGGCCGGAGTGCCGGAGGCTGTTCCAGCTGTGCAGCCGGTGCGACAGGGGGCAGCGCTACTGCGAGCGCAGGTGCGGGGTGCTGGCGCGCGCGGAGTCGGTGCGCGCGGCCGGGCGGCGCTACCAGCGCACCCGCGACGGACGGCATGCGCACGCCGAGCGCCAGGCCGCGTACCGGGGACGGCGGCGGAAAGTGACGCATCAGTCTCCCCCGCCAGGGGCCTTGGAGGTGACGGTGCCGCCCGCGCCGGCCCAGGCCACCA
Coding sequences:
- a CDS encoding integrase core domain-containing protein, which translates into the protein MKGATLLATLQWLGVTPSFSRPRVSDDNAFSEALLRTLKYRPTFPQRPFASVEDARAWVMRFMAWYNSEHRHSAIRFVTPDDRHSGREATLLARRDQVYLRARVRHPERWRGGTRNWTPAGPVRLRPSPNLSPAEQEMKRIG